Proteins encoded by one window of Paraburkholderia terrae:
- a CDS encoding oxidoreductase: MPTSTTPVWFITGCSTGFGKELVRAVLERGWRCVATARNVASLADLAEPGSDADARLARVKLDVTDAAQIAAAVETAQQRFGAIDVLVNNAGYGYQSSVEEGDEAEIRAQFDANVFGLFAMTRAVLPGMRARRKGHVLNITSVAGIAGFPGSGYYAASKHAVEGWSDSLATEAGPLGIRVTCVEPGPFRTDWAGRSLRQTPNRIADYADTAGKRMQATAQNSGHQAGDPARAAQAMIRITETDQPPRHLVLGAFGVDAVSKRLHSALADIEAWRDTSVGADFPDSGK, from the coding sequence ATGCCCACGTCCACGACGCCCGTCTGGTTCATCACTGGCTGTTCAACCGGCTTCGGCAAGGAACTGGTCCGCGCGGTGCTCGAACGGGGCTGGCGCTGCGTGGCGACGGCGCGTAACGTCGCGTCGCTCGCCGATCTGGCCGAGCCCGGCAGCGACGCCGATGCGCGTCTCGCCCGCGTGAAGCTCGACGTGACGGATGCCGCGCAGATCGCCGCTGCCGTCGAGACCGCGCAACAGCGCTTCGGCGCGATCGACGTACTGGTGAACAACGCAGGCTACGGCTATCAGTCGTCGGTCGAAGAGGGCGACGAAGCGGAGATACGCGCGCAGTTCGACGCGAACGTGTTCGGCCTGTTCGCGATGACACGCGCGGTGCTTCCGGGCATGCGCGCGCGGCGCAAGGGGCACGTGCTGAACATCACGTCGGTGGCGGGCATCGCGGGCTTTCCTGGCTCGGGCTACTACGCGGCGAGCAAGCATGCCGTCGAAGGCTGGTCCGATTCGCTCGCGACGGAAGCCGGGCCGCTCGGCATCCGCGTGACCTGCGTCGAGCCGGGCCCATTCCGCACCGACTGGGCAGGCCGCTCGCTCAGGCAGACGCCCAACCGTATCGCCGACTACGCGGACACGGCGGGCAAGCGCATGCAGGCGACGGCGCAAAACAGCGGCCATCAGGCCGGCGATCCGGCGCGCGCCGCACAGGCGATGATCCGCATCACCGAGACGGACCAACCGCCGCGTCATCTGGTGCTTGGCGCGTTCGGCGTCGACGCGGTATCGAAGCGCCTGCATTCGGCACTCGCCGATATCGAAGCGTGGCGCGACACGAGTGTCGGCGCGGACTTTCCGGACAGCGGGAAGTAA